From a region of the Desulfovibrio sp. JC010 genome:
- a CDS encoding oxaloacetate decarboxylase yields MNKTTLFRKLVNSPEILLMPVAYDGISLLAIEQAGFKATCIAGYGTSSSLLGLPDIGMISSSEMLTHYANLIARTELPVMVDIDTGFGDVNNVIRTVQQVEQMGAAALFIEDQTYPKRCGHMGGKSVVDVEEYLPKLKAALWARKNPDLTIMARTDAKAVYGLDEAIRRGKIYAEAGADMVFVEAVGSVDEMRRVNAEIPVPSMANMIEGGKTPFLNKDELQDVGYALAAYACGPLYAAARAVQKWATTLKEEGSTESFATPENMMDFAEYYSFIGADKIREREKIFLNGTDK; encoded by the coding sequence ATGAACAAAACAACACTATTCCGTAAACTGGTCAACAGCCCCGAAATTTTACTCATGCCCGTGGCCTATGACGGCATATCCCTGCTGGCTATTGAGCAGGCCGGATTCAAAGCCACCTGCATTGCCGGGTACGGCACCTCAAGCTCTCTGCTGGGTCTTCCGGATATCGGCATGATCAGCTCCAGCGAAATGCTGACCCATTACGCCAATCTCATCGCCCGTACCGAGCTCCCGGTCATGGTCGATATCGACACCGGATTCGGTGATGTGAATAACGTCATCCGCACAGTGCAGCAGGTGGAACAAATGGGCGCGGCTGCCCTATTCATTGAGGACCAGACCTACCCCAAACGGTGCGGGCATATGGGCGGAAAATCCGTAGTGGATGTGGAAGAATACCTGCCCAAGCTGAAGGCCGCCCTCTGGGCACGCAAAAATCCGGATTTAACAATCATGGCCCGTACCGACGCCAAGGCTGTATACGGTCTGGATGAAGCCATCAGACGGGGAAAAATTTACGCTGAAGCCGGGGCGGACATGGTCTTTGTGGAAGCGGTGGGTTCTGTGGACGAAATGCGCCGGGTCAATGCCGAAATTCCGGTCCCCAGCATGGCCAATATGATTGAAGGCGGCAAAACCCCGTTCCTGAACAAGGACGAGCTTCAGGATGTGGGCTACGCACTTGCCGCCTACGCCTGCGGCCCGCTCTACGCCGCAGCACGGGCAGTACAAAAATGGGCAACCACACTCAAAGAAGAAGGCAGCACAGAAAGTTTCGCCACCCCGGAAAATATGATGGATTTCGCTGAATACTACAGCTTCATCGGCGCGGATAAAATTCGGGAACGGGAAAAAATATTTCTAAACGGGACAGACAAATAA